CCCGCAGCAGTTCGATGACGCGCTCGGCCTGGTCGACGGAGTCGGGGCGCAGGTAGATGCGCTCGAAGTTGAACGACCGGAACGCGGCGAGCGCTTCGGCTTCGGCGGTCTGCATGCCGATCACGCCGTGGTCCTCGATCGTGCGCAGCACCGAGGTGATGAACGCGTCGAGCTGGCGCGAGCGGCGCACGCCCACCACGTCGGCCACCTCGTCGGGGAGATCGGTGGCGCGCACGATGCCAGCGCGCACGGCGTCTTCGAAGTCGTGGCACACGTAGGCGATGCGGTCAGCCCACGCCACCACTTCGCCTTCGGGCGTGACCGGCGCCGGGCGGTTCCAGCTGTGGTTGCGGATGGCGTCGAGTGTCTCGGCACAGAGGTTGAGCGGCCGCAGCACGACGTCGGCGCCGTAGACGGCGTGGTGGTAGCCGCCGACGGCGTAGGGCGACAGCGCCTCTTCGGACGCGTGGCCCGCCGGGCCGTGGCCGCAGTCGTGGCCGAGCGCCGCGGCCTCGGTGAGGGCGACGTTCAACCCGGCGGGACGGGCGATGCCGACCGCCACCTGGGCGACCTCGATGGCGTGGGTGAGCCGGTTGCGCAGGTGATCGTCGTCGGGGGCGATGAATACCTGGCATTTACCGGCAAGCCGGCGAAACGGACGGCTGTGCTTGATGCGGTCGAGGTCGCGTTCGAAACAGGTGCGGAAGCGGTCGGGATCCTCGGCCACGGCGCGGTCGCCGGCCCCGTCGGCCCGGGTGGCGAAGGGCGCCAGCGCCACCGCCTCGGCGTCTTCTCGCGCCGCCCGCTCGACCAGCGGCCACTTCCCGTTGGCCACCCGAAGCGCCGAGTGCGCCTGCGCATAACTCATGGCGATGAGTATGGCAACAGGGTGTGGCACTAAACACTGCACGTGCTCGCTCTGCTGGCGTACATCTCGTACCACCCGCTGGTCCATATCGACATCGGGCCGTTTCGGCTGTCGCCGCACGGGATGGGCATCGCCATCGGCTTCCTGATCGGCGCCCGGGTCATGTTGCCGGCCGCGGAGAAAAAGGGGATCACGGGCGACGACGTCAGTGCACTGCTCGTGCGCGCCGCCATCGGCGCCATCATCGGCGCCCGAGTCGCCTACGTCCTCAACCACATCGGCGATTACACGAGTTCACCGCTCGAGATCTTCAAGATCTGGCACGGCGGCATCTCGTTGCTCGGTGGCTTTGCCGGGGCGATCCTCTTGGCGCTGCCCGAGATGCGCAAACGGAAGCTGTCGTTCTGGCAGACGATGGACGCCGCCGCGCCGGGCATGGCGGTGGGCGTCATCATCGGGCGCGTCGGCGACCTCATCGTGTGGGACCACCTCGGCAAGGCGACGCACTTCTTCCTCGGTTACAGGTGCCCGGCGGCGAACGTCGCCACGGCCGTGCCCTGCATCGCCGGTCCCGGCCACGCCGTGCACGAACCCGCGCTGTACGACCTCGTGCTCACGCTCGTGGTCCTGGCCGTGCTGCTGTGGCTGCGCCGCACGCCGCGTTACGACGGCTTCCTCATCCTCGTGTTCGGCGTGTTCTACGGGTTCAACCGCTTCGTCGAGGACTGGTTCCGCGTCGACGTCACGCACGGCACCGGCCTCACCGGCAGT
Above is a window of Acidimicrobiales bacterium DNA encoding:
- a CDS encoding HD domain-containing protein, with product MSYAQAHSALRVANGKWPLVERAAREDAEAVALAPFATRADGAGDRAVAEDPDRFRTCFERDLDRIKHSRPFRRLAGKCQVFIAPDDDHLRNRLTHAIEVAQVAVGIARPAGLNVALTEAAALGHDCGHGPAGHASEEALSPYAVGGYHHAVYGADVVLRPLNLCAETLDAIRNHSWNRPAPVTPEGEVVAWADRIAYVCHDFEDAVRAGIVRATDLPDEVADVVGVRRSRQLDAFITSVLRTIEDHGVIGMQTAEAEALAAFRSFNFERIYLRPDSVDQAERVIELLRALTDWFIARPTALGLDPGSRESEIVASAVQHVSGMTDRYALSLAVEHLGWDPAKLPRGA
- the lgt gene encoding prolipoprotein diacylglyceryl transferase; the encoded protein is MLALLAYISYHPLVHIDIGPFRLSPHGMGIAIGFLIGARVMLPAAEKKGITGDDVSALLVRAAIGAIIGARVAYVLNHIGDYTSSPLEIFKIWHGGISLLGGFAGAILLALPEMRKRKLSFWQTMDAAAPGMAVGVIIGRVGDLIVWDHLGKATHFFLGYRCPAANVATAVPCIAGPGHAVHEPALYDLVLTLVVLAVLLWLRRTPRYDGFLILVFGVFYGFNRFVEDWFRVDVTHGTGLTGSQWTAVATMLVCASWLAFRRRTPGWGRWNSVAVPVDEE